DNA from Prunus persica cultivar Lovell chromosome G6, Prunus_persica_NCBIv2, whole genome shotgun sequence:
AACCCTTAGAAGGTTCATAGTACTTTGCACCCCCAATGCGAATCAAACTCCATGAGGAAGGTTGAATAGGCCCTGTATTATTTACTTCAGGTAATTGAAGTGTGGGAAGGTGCTTGTCACAGTCTGGAAAGCAATTGAAAGTAATGTTTGCTGATTCAAAGTCAAAAGGATCAGATCGTAGTCTTCGTGATCGACCACAAGAACATGCATGAAGGAACACATATCCACTGGAATGTTGCTTTACGGGAGCCCCTGAAAGCGACTCACTAGTCTCAACCTCATGTCTCTGGTGCATACATGGTTTTCCAGTCAAACTAATGGCATCACACAGTTGCCTTCCAGATTTCCAGATGGATGTGCATTCATCCTCCAGCTTTTTTGCAAAACGTTGCACTGCACGTCCTTTTACCATTGAATGGAAAGCATGCAAAGCCTTCTCTAGATGGGCTTCATGCTGTGAAGTTGCGTAACAAACAGGCAAGTCTTTCAGATAAACCTCTTTAGCAGCTGGAAGGGTCCTTTCACACCAcaaagttgaaaattttgtgttCAGCTTTTTACCACTTTCCAACCAATATACTGCCAAATCTAGGGGATCCAAACCTTTTGAAGAAATTCCTTCAACAATCTGTGGAACATTGTTTCTTAGCCGAGGTTTTCTTTTGCTAAATTCAGTTTCATCTATGCACCCGCCTTTTGCAGAAAGAACCCCATGAAGAATTTGTTGACTGGAAGATAACCAAATCTGGAAATTTGGAAGTTCAGGGGTCGAAAACGTCTTTCCAGAAGTAGCTGATGCAGCTGATGCAGCAGCGACAGCTGCAGCAACAGCAGCCATACCAACACCACCGCTACTGGAATTACTTACCAGTCCTCCCCTCCCTCTCAGAATATCAGATTGCCTGACAATGAACTCCTTCACTGATATGATATCCTCTTTGCTTGCACTCTGACCATGACTTTCAAGCAGAAGAGAATCTGAGGTTCCCTTTCCATTCAAAACATCTTCCACAAGTCCGGTGGCAAATTCAAGGGATTCACCCCTCTGATTTGTACACCTATCTAACAACAGAACAGCCCTTGATGCATCAAGTGAGAATAAAGGTGCAGAACTTGAAGCCCCCCCACTTCTTGACCCTGCATGACTTGTTTCAGAACCTGAGAGTGTTCTACACTTCTTAATTAAGAAACGAATCTGTGCTTCAAGTGATGACTGCAGTTTCTTCCTAAAACTACCCTCAGATTTACTCACAGGGCGTGCAAGCACAACCACTGAACCAGAACCTTTAACAGGTAAGCTTGGCCTTGCTAAACTGCCCAAACTAGATGATTGATTATGTGAGGATGTATCTGACGACTCCTCCACATTAGAACTGGGATTTGGCACATCAGAGAAATCatcaataaaaacaaacagtGTGACTGGGGTACACTGTCCTGGAAACAAAGAGGTGTAGGAACCTAAACCTGACATTAGCGAAATGGAAGAAGCATTGCGATTCAAGATGCTACCACTTCTACCTTGAGAAGAACTGTTTGTGGAGGTTGTGGATGTGGTAGGCCGCGCAGATGATAATGATGAAGGTGGCCTGGATGGTGTTGGCTGCAAAGTTTGGGATCTCACAAATGGAGCCAAAGCATGCTTGGCAGCTTGCAACACTCGAAAATTTTTCAGGAGTTCAGATTCAAACCGCGACCCTTCCTGAATGTATATGATTACATGGCAAACCTGCATTACTCATTGGGTTAATGACAGTATTATTCACAGACATTCATAACCCCTGTGCATGAAAACTTcaaaagttcattctgaaagtTGTAACTaatcagaaagagaaaaaggtaAAACAAAATGGTCATACACTGAGTACAGGTAAGTTCTTGTACTAGtaccagaaacaaaacaatgccCAGGGAAATTCTACCTCTATGAAATTTGTActaattttttcacaaactTTCTACGTTTAAACATTATGAGTTATAACCCAATCCAGAAGTCTAAACCCTATACAGAGTTTCTAGTTTGTACACATGGGTCCATAACAAaaatgttcaaattttttttacagaaaGGTACAAACAAGGACCATTTCGGCTCAAATTTGCATTAAAGTAGTACATATCAAAATCGCAATATATGCAACTAAAAATactagagagaaaaaaagggcaaaagaAGAACAACTTACAGAGAACATGAACAAAAGCCCCTGAAGGTCCCCAAAGTCGTGCTCTTCTACCGGTGAGTCAAAACCCGACCCGGACTCCGAGAACCCATCGTCCATGGCGGGGCAGCGAGTGGAGCAGAACTGCAAAAACAGAATGCCCTTTTGCTGTTCATGGAAGTAACTGATTCTTCGCCACCTGAACCAGTCCCTGAGTTCCTCTTTCTCAAGACAAAGGCTTTTATCAAGATTGCCCGACCCGAACACATTGAAGTCGAGAATCCGGTTGATGAGTTGGGCCGAGTCGTCGGGGCTCCGCCCGATGAAGCCCACGACGACCACGCCGTCGGAGGAAGGAGGGTCTGAGGAGGAGGGTGCCGGAAAGGTTTGGGAGGGTGAATAGGAAGTGGGTGTGAATGTGGCGGGTGAAGGAGGTGGGCGGACTAGGACCCGCATGGATGATGGGTTCGGGTTCGGGTTTGGGTTGGGAGTGTCCATGGGTGCAAGTTGGAAGGTCCTGTTGGGAGTCTGCTTATTTGGTTTGGCTTCTTTGGACTTCCATtgacacagagagagatggCTTCTAGATTTGGGATTTCTGGGGTTGTATACACACCCAAATACCCGTTGCAGCTATTTTAATTTATCCATTCGTCTAGATATACATTTGACAAAGTTGGAGTTGGAGTTCGACTAGTGTTGATCCAATTCGTCttttaattcaacaatttttAGAGTGCTAGACCCGCAAAGCTTTGAGACATTTTTTGATTCATATAAcataaactttttgttttgggccatagtgattattttgaaattttttaaagctCACTCTGTTTAGTaagacataaaaaaaaaattactaattGTGAATAATTAGTGTGAGAGAAAGTAATTAGAGAAAACAGCTTAttaggtgctttcattttttgattatgcaggaatcaaaTTTGAGAACGCGCTAAGTGCACTTCCTTTCTCCAGTTTTTATGATTGTCCTTTTGTATGTCATATTGACTGTTACTGAAAGTAATGAAGATTTTATCTTTgatcacaaaaataaaataataaataaaataataaaactttcaTAATTCCAAAAATACCTGCATCTAATTCCACGCAGGCTCTTCTGCTTGCTCGTTTTCAGTCTTCACGCTCTCTTCCCAAAGCTCTTCTCTTccatttgttcttcttttttcattgttaGATCAATTGAAGTAAAGCTGCAAGACTCAAGTAAGATACACATTAGGTTTATTTATTCTCAATTTCATTATTCCCTTTCGCTTTAATTTTTAAGGTTTTAATTGCTACTTTGTGATGAATTTTGTGTTTATATTTGTGTTTGTATTGTCAAGCCAAAATCGAAATTActctatgtttttctttttgcttttactACCCACCTtgtgtttggtgtttggtgtTTCGGATTAGGTAAGGGTTTGGGTTTTAGGGAAAAGAATGCTGTTGCATATCGCTTGGCAAATTGGAATTTTTAGTCTGGCTTTTGGGGTTAGTCTTTTTGATGGGCCTCCAGTTTGGCCTAGTTCTTTTCTGATAGATGATTTAGGGTTGCTACTTTTCGAATGATTGGTGTGGCTCAgttgttgtttttcttgggttttataatctctctttctctttggtaaaaaaaaaaaagttgaacatAAATAATTCAGAGTTCCTCATTGTTCGAATACGTATATGTATATGAACATGATTATTTTTTACCTTCTGCATATACGTATACATATATGCATAACGTCAAAATTCATCACAAATACAGAAGCACGAATACTCTTAAATACGTATATAGATCCAATAGAAAGAAACATGCGTATGCCATTTTATTCTTGTTTAGTTTCTGAGTCTCATACTTCTGCAGGGTTGATATACTTGTACAATTGAAGGTCAACTCtcctatatatatgttatacaAATTGTTTACAAAGATTATAATAATTTCGTTCAAACTACTGGAGGACATGGGAAAAAATCGAAAGTAGTTTGGCATGTTTCCCGTGTCTGCAACATTGGTCAAATAAATTAGATcactatatttttttgggtgctgAGAAGGTTTATCCCTACAAAGAAGTTCCTCTCAATGTAAAATTGCGTAGAGCAGAAGGGAAGCACCTGAATTTTGAGCATACCAGTGAGTTGAAAAGCGCttgtataattcaaaaatagaacaaatataGAAGAGCTGTTGTAAAGTATAAAGtagtggagcccacttactatttgtttgtagacTTTGGTACATGATTGTATTGTAGACTCACGGGTGTTATCCACCCTTTCCCTATAAAAGGCTTCTCTCTTATGCAAAGAGAGATCATGATCTATGAAGAAGAGAATAgagggaagaaagaagagaaaagagggaagaaagaagaaaatagagtgagagtcagagagaagagaaagattgGAGTTTATTTGAggagaaattctgtcagtgtaaacaccacaaagagaaatataattccacccccaatattacagtggtacttctcatcctcttattattctagttttattacacgttatcagcacgatagtctctccttttatttctgaaatttttccaACTCAACACTATGTGGTTACTTCTCTATCTCCTCTCTGTCATATGTCTACTCTCACTTTACTACTACAACGACATGCAAACTTTCCTTTTTGTGTTCTCAcaatttttatgttgtttaatccatgcttgtttaatttacttctttgtaacgtaatttgtaatttctatGTTGTTTAATCAGTCCTGTTATTTTATGGTGGTGTAATTTTTTACCCATCGCGTTGTAATAcaaattattgtaataaaatgatggtgtgATCTTAAAACCCATCTATTATATCTTGAATAGTGGCGCAGTTATATTGCCcacactatataatatattatgcacttcatatatattaggtggaggtttttatccccacatttattttatttatggtatggtgtaggtttattacccatacggcaatatttatttaaagggtggtgcgggtttatcgtccatgcctttgcttttatttaaatgtatggagcagaattagtgcccatacaagcacgtttactttatcgcaaatttacttttacttaaagtattatttatggtatggtgtaggtttattacccatacggcaatatttatttaaagggtggtgcgggtttatcgtccacgcctttgcttttatttaaatgtatggagcagaattagtgcccatacaagcacgttcatactttatgaatttactttaccgcacatttaaggtatggtgcgggattaacgtccatacagcaagcaatttaatttatgaatttattttaccgcacatttaattttatttaaggtatggtgcgggtttatcgtccataccagcaaattcatatcactttatttttatcatcaattaatatacctgaataatgaggacctgaaattcctattaataagtggcttaatgTCTTAGATCTCGAGCCTAAAGTTTTGgatggcaaatttggcaaaactagagtttgctgccttggacctttccggggacaactatttatcatgggtcctggatgccaaaattcatctacgagccaatggcctcggacaaacaattgtagatgagaatgatacttcgcctgaagagaatgcgaaggccatgatctttcttcgccgccacatccatgaagcgctgaagagcgaatatgtggtggttgatgaaccgttggttctgTGGAAAGCTCTAGGTGAAAGATACGATCACCAGAAGACGGTGACTCTCCCAAGAGCTAGATACGAATGGACccacttgagatttcaagatttcaagtcagtgtccgagtataactctgctatgcacagaattacctcattaatgaAGCTATGTGGGGAAAATCTATCTGATGAGGATATGCTCGAAAAAACTCTgagcacttttcatgcttcaaatgtcctccttcagcagcaatacagacatagcggtttcaagaagtactcggaacttgtatcttgcctcttgttagctgagcagaataatgagctcttattaaagaatcaccaatctcGCCCAACGGGCTCAGCATcacttcctgaaataaatgctGCATCTCAGGAAGTGAATGCCACTTCATCTCGTGGCAGTATCCACAAACGTGGGCGAGGGGGCAAGCGTGGCCACTGGCAAGGAAGTAGAAAAAATCGTGGTGCTCGTTCAGAGGGTTTAGGTCCAAGGAGCGGTCCATCCATGAATGGCAAAAATGCATCCCGTAATAAGGGAAAGGCACAGATGAGCCatgtgcctagaaatgttgaaagcccTTGTCACAGATGTGGTGCAAAGGGACATTGGGTGCGCGCATGTCGTACGCCCAGGCATTTAGCGGATCTCTatcaagcttcacttaagaacaggaaagtggagataaattacattgatcatgctccgccagccacagatggctcatcagaaatatcacgtcagctaaacaagacgcatctagatgtttctgattttgttactgaaagagggaatgaaggttatgcgtccgaattagattaaattccttaatgtactatttgtattagctgaagtgttgtttaaatttcaatccaataaaagtggtaatgttttcttctttattgattcagcttattttacttatttggtgGCATGGATGTAACTTATGGATaccctcaaaacaaaggctatgacaaagatatttgtctcgcagacagcgcaactactcatacgatccttcaagatcggaagtatttctcaaaattaatgcttacaaaagcaaaggtaacaaccatatcaggtCCTGCAGATCTGATTGAAGGTTCAGGAAtagcccaaattatgttaccgaatggaacaatactgtccattccagatgctttgtattcatctaactccagaaggaatctgttgagtttcaaagatatacgtttgaatggctaccatgttgaaacaaagaaagaggaaaacatggaatatctttgtcttacctccagtgatacccaaaagcgtatactggagaagctttgtgagctctcatcagggttgtattacacaaccatacagacaattgaggcacatagtgtcatggaccaagagtccattgactcaaatgcttttaagctttggcatgacaggttgggtcatcctggatccaccatgatgcgCAGGATCATCACTAACTCTAAAGGACATCCCTTGTTgactaaacacattatgttatcaagtgacatcttttgccaagcttgttcacaagggaagttgatgatcagaccatcacaaccaaaggttgatgttgagtctcgatcatttttgcagagaattcaaggggacatttgtggaccTATTCATCCCCCATGTGGACCATTTCGGTACTTTATGGTCTTGGTTGACGCATCTACCTGATGGtcacatgtttgtcttttatctACTCGGAATATGACATTTGCTAGGCTTTtggctcagataattaaattacgagcccaattcccagactatcccattaagtcaatcagactcgataatgctggtgaatttacatctcagacttttgatgactactgcatgtcactaggcattgatattgAACATCCTGTTTCCCAtgtgcatactcaaaatggcttggcagaagctttaattaagcgccttcaattgatagcacgcactttgctaatgaaaacaaagttgccaatttctgcttggggatatgccattttacatgcagcatcACTTGTGCGATTGAGGCCCGTCGCCAACAATCAATATTCTCCAATACAACTCGTATTGggaaatcaaccaaacatttcacatttaagaatttttgggtgtgcggtatatgtgcccattgcaccaccgcaacgtactaagatgggccctcaacgtagattgggaatttatgttggttttgattcaccATCTATCATCAGATACTTGGAACCCCTGACGGGTGATATTTTTACCGCACGATTTGcggattgtgattttgatgagacaatcttcccaccattaggggaagaaaaatctgtgtctaaagaacaaggcaaactcattcctgAAAAACGGCATGAATTATCATGGAATGTATCCACATTGTCTCATTTCGATCCTCATACTGCTCAATGCGAAAATGAAGTGAGAAGGAtcgttcacctccaaagtattgcaaatcagatgccagatgcatttaatgatgcagcaaaggtgacgaaatctcatatcccagctgcaaatgcacccgcacggattgatgtccataatggacaaagcaatgtgccagcaaatggttcatctgcTGCACGCCTAAAGCGTGGCAGACCACTAGGCTCAAAGGATTCAGTTcctcgaaagaggaagttgatggacaaaatgaatccaaatgaaataaatagagagcccacaattcataattcaaatgcccccaaagagggacaggtacttcttgacaaggaaaacgtcattggtgagacaagtgcccctggagtggcaaccgtacctgaaagtcaagaaatctccataaattatacgtccactgatgaattgtggagtagaaatgagatgatcatcgatgatatatttgcattctcagtggctgctgagatcataaaagatgatgatattgagccGTGCTCTATTAATGAATGAGATTTGCCTCTAGTGGAAAGATGCAATCCaggcagaattaaattctttaaaaaaaaggagtgtttttggacatattgttccaactccacccaatgtgaaccctgtaggttacaagtgggtatttacaagaaagcgcaatgagaaaaatgagatctcaaggtataaagcgcgactcgttgcgcaaggtttttcacaaaggcctggaattgattatgtggaaacgtattctccagtaatggacacaattacattccgttacttaataagtttggcggtttcagaaaaacttaaaatgagactcatggatgtcattaccgcatatttgtatggagaattggatacagatatatacatgaaagttccAGAAGGATTCAGATTGCCTGAAGCAGCCAGAAATAAACCACGGGGCATGTTCTCagttaaattgagaagatcattatatgggctaaaacaatctggacgaatgtggtacaatcgtctcagtaagtatttactgaaggaaggatacacaaatgatcctatttgcccatgtgtgtttattaagaaatcagagtctggatttgcgatagtggcagtatatgtcgacgacatgaatctaattggaacttctgaagagcttcaaaagactgctgattatctcaaacgtgagtttgagatgaaagaccttggaaagacaaaatattgtcttggcttgcagattgagcacagtgctaatggaattttggtgcatcaatcaacttatactgaaaaagtattgaaacggtttggcatggataaagcccatccacttagcactccaatggtTGTTCGGTcgcttgacactaagaaagacccatatcgtccaaaaggggatgatgaaatggtccttggtccagaagtaccatatcttagtgcaataggtgctttattgtacctagcacaatgtaccagaccagacatatcattctcagtaaatctgttagcaaggtacagttctgctccaacaaggcgacactggaccggcatcaa
Protein-coding regions in this window:
- the LOC18773205 gene encoding uncharacterized protein LOC18773205; the encoded protein is MDTPNPNPNPNPSSMRVLVRPPPSPATFTPTSYSPSQTFPAPSSSDPPSSDGVVVVGFIGRSPDDSAQLINRILDFNVFGSGNLDKSLCLEKEELRDWFRWRRISYFHEQQKGILFLQFCSTRCPAMDDGFSESGSGFDSPVEEHDFGDLQGLLFMFSVCHVIIYIQEGSRFESELLKNFRVLQAAKHALAPFVRSQTLQPTPSRPPSSLSSARPTTSTTSTNSSSQGRSGSILNRNASSISLMSGLGSYTSLFPGQCTPVTLFVFIDDFSDVPNPSSNVEESSDTSSHNQSSSLGSLARPSLPVKGSGSVVVLARPVSKSEGSFRKKLQSSLEAQIRFLIKKCRTLSGSETSHAGSRSGGASSSAPLFSLDASRAVLLLDRCTNQRGESLEFATGLVEDVLNGKGTSDSLLLESHGQSASKEDIISVKEFIVRQSDILRGRGGLVSNSSSGGVGMAAVAAAVAAASAASATSGKTFSTPELPNFQIWLSSSQQILHGVLSAKGGCIDETEFSKRKPRLRNNVPQIVEGISSKGLDPLDLAVYWLESGKKLNTKFSTLWCERTLPAAKEVYLKDLPVCYATSQHEAHLEKALHAFHSMVKGRAVQRFAKKLEDECTSIWKSGRQLCDAISLTGKPCMHQRHEVETSESLSGAPVKQHSSGYVFLHACSCGRSRRLRSDPFDFESANITFNCFPDCDKHLPTLQLPEVNNTGPIQPSSWSLIRIGGAKYYEPSKGLLQSGFSSSQKFLLKWTIFLEKQKSPNDLPVGTVHQGSVDRSDTNLKFESKADVQLYTGDLKSGVGSLRKPAEDIVSDDNKISFGKGLPNFTMRKAFSEVVAGTAGADSGFPSIQQRKTSSGLDNSINKTRTRDQIVERTSDKGPWKSEDVVSVQEKFSRISSTNGDPYLRIGSNVVPVNLNGSERLKMNPSLKHVVVYVGFEHECPHGHRFLLNPEHLSELGSSYQLPEESLENSDHSLAEAFKINRNGFHAKVHRNSNRTTVTAANKERRVNKSKDIVTNGNLNFDGLIQFSGPAKEQNQTSFSASALPNFSKLLEGSFQSISLDDGGSAFSMLNRNLPIYMNCPHCRHSRDKQNPPKTKFAGTISQLQRIFVVTPPFPVILATCPVIQFEASCLPTSVPEREQKLQFTLGCQVVLPPESFITLRLPFVYGVQLEDGSSRSLNCLEHQPEVTAWIIKGTTLQVMSKRNCVGQDEFLT